From the genome of Hyalangium gracile, one region includes:
- a CDS encoding carbonic anhydrase, translating to MKKLINGLLDFQRHSLPPYRATFARLAKGQTPDCLFITCADSRVVPNLLVSMDPGDLFVMRNVGNMVPPADDHGTSVGDHSEAAGLEFSLLHLPVVDVVVCGHSSCGAMKALLAGQVDQRAPNLSDWLSLGRSALQTMEKPGLVGQGLSPADQLSQLNVLQQIKHLKTYPLVRERLAAGTLRLHGWWFDIGNAQVHAYRPGREAFVPIDENEGEQMLAELEGNGHPSASIA from the coding sequence ATGAAAAAGCTGATCAACGGTCTGTTGGACTTCCAGCGGCACAGCCTTCCTCCGTACCGCGCCACCTTCGCGCGGCTGGCCAAGGGGCAGACGCCAGACTGCCTCTTCATCACCTGCGCCGACAGCCGCGTGGTGCCCAACCTCCTGGTGTCCATGGATCCGGGCGACCTCTTCGTCATGCGCAACGTGGGCAACATGGTCCCGCCGGCGGATGATCACGGCACCTCCGTGGGAGACCACTCGGAGGCGGCGGGGCTGGAGTTCTCCCTGCTGCACCTGCCGGTGGTGGATGTGGTGGTGTGCGGACACTCTTCCTGCGGCGCCATGAAGGCGCTGCTGGCGGGCCAGGTCGACCAGCGCGCCCCCAACCTCAGCGACTGGCTGAGCCTGGGCCGCTCCGCGCTGCAGACCATGGAGAAGCCCGGGCTGGTGGGTCAGGGCCTGTCCCCGGCCGATCAGCTCAGCCAGCTCAACGTGCTCCAGCAGATCAAGCACCTGAAGACCTATCCGCTGGTGCGCGAGCGCCTGGCGGCGGGCACCCTGCGGCTGCACGGCTGGTGGTTCGACATCGGCAACGCCCAGGTGCACGCCTACCGTCCGGGTCGCGAGGCCTTCGTCCCCATCGACGAGAACGAGGGCGAGCAGATGCTCGCGGAGCTGGAAGGCAACGGGCATCCCTCCGCCTCCATCGCCTGA
- a CDS encoding sigma-54-dependent transcriptional regulator produces MSTSLLLVDDDRTFSSLASSVLKAEGFLVRTARSLHETRAALARESPDLVILDRRLPDGDGLSFLPELRAQLPGTVVLMVTAHGDIASAVEAIKQGALDYLSKPVELDDLVLRARRAAQDVQLYERLRQAESALEGRRRLLAPRSPLMQQTIQMLERIATSPRSPVLLLGETGVGKEVIARHLHVLRKEQGPFVHVNCAALPDALVESELFGHERGSFTDARTAKRGLVEVADGGLLFLDEVGELPLALQAKLLTFLDKGAFRRIGGSSELTSSARVVAATNRDLTQEVAAGRFREDLYFRLSVFKVEVPPLRARREDVLPLAESLVAELCAELGRRPVVFSAAARERLERYPFPGNVRELRNILERSLVLETGSTLELEALATGPRNASSAPDPTAFVVSGPPRPLEEVERLYVRHVLELMEGRRMDAARVLGISYPTFLRRLGEE; encoded by the coding sequence ATGAGCACCTCTCTGCTCCTGGTGGACGACGATCGCACCTTCAGCTCGCTCGCCTCCTCCGTGCTCAAGGCGGAGGGCTTCCTGGTGCGCACGGCCCGCTCGCTCCACGAGACGCGCGCGGCCCTGGCTCGCGAGTCTCCGGACCTCGTCATCCTCGACCGCCGGCTGCCGGATGGCGATGGGCTCTCCTTCCTGCCCGAATTGCGCGCCCAGCTTCCCGGCACCGTGGTGCTGATGGTGACGGCGCACGGAGACATCGCCAGCGCGGTGGAGGCCATCAAGCAGGGGGCGCTCGACTACCTCTCCAAGCCGGTGGAGCTGGATGACCTGGTGCTGCGAGCGCGCCGCGCCGCCCAGGACGTGCAGCTGTACGAGCGCCTGCGTCAGGCCGAGAGCGCGCTGGAGGGCCGCCGACGCCTGCTGGCGCCCCGCTCGCCGCTCATGCAGCAGACCATACAGATGCTCGAGCGCATCGCCACCTCTCCGCGCAGCCCCGTGCTCCTGCTGGGCGAGACGGGCGTGGGCAAGGAGGTGATCGCTCGTCACCTGCACGTGCTGCGCAAGGAGCAGGGGCCCTTCGTCCACGTCAACTGCGCGGCCCTGCCGGACGCGCTGGTGGAGAGCGAGCTGTTCGGCCACGAGCGAGGCTCCTTCACCGACGCGCGCACGGCGAAGCGTGGGCTGGTGGAGGTGGCCGACGGCGGCCTGCTCTTCCTGGACGAGGTGGGCGAGCTGCCGCTGGCGCTCCAGGCCAAGCTGCTCACCTTCCTGGACAAGGGCGCCTTCCGGCGGATCGGCGGCAGCAGCGAGCTGACCAGCAGCGCGCGCGTGGTGGCCGCCACCAACCGCGATCTCACCCAGGAGGTGGCCGCCGGCCGCTTCCGCGAGGATCTCTACTTCCGCCTGAGCGTCTTCAAGGTGGAGGTACCCCCGCTCCGAGCGCGGCGCGAGGACGTGCTGCCGCTGGCCGAGTCCCTGGTGGCCGAGCTGTGCGCGGAGCTGGGCCGCCGCCCGGTGGTGTTCTCCGCCGCCGCGCGCGAGCGGCTCGAGCGCTACCCCTTCCCCGGCAACGTGCGCGAGCTGCGCAACATCCTCGAGCGCTCGCTGGTGCTCGAGACAGGCTCCACGCTGGAGCTGGAGGCGCTCGCCACCGGCCCGCGCAACGCCTCCTCCGCGCCCGATCCCACCGCCTTCGTCGTCTCGGGCCCTCCGCGCCCCCTGGAGGAGGTGGAGCGGCTGTACGTCCGGCACGTACTCGAGCTGATGGAGGGGCGCCGGATGGATGCCGCCCGGGTGCTGGGGATCTCCTATCCCACCTTTCTGCGCAGGCTCGGGGAGGAGTGA
- a CDS encoding ATP-binding cassette domain-containing protein, protein MSSLRAHGVSFAFSDAVSLLNDVEFHLSPGWTGLVGANGAGKSTLLRLLAGELKPGEGHFQYEPREPVIRLCPQSVEVLTPEITAFADAWDSLSRRVLGQLGLDPGALERWPTLSPGERKRWQIGAALASEPDVLLLDEPTNHLDAEARGWLISALRRFRGVGIVVSHDRTVLEELTTSTLRVHAGEARLWPGAYSAARECWEAEREGQIANRQQAQEKHRRLARQLDQARREQQAATLQISTGRRMKNKYDSDARGMMATTLAGWAEARLGHQVGVLRRETEKAADAIGEFQVDKTVGRSVFVDYVRSPNPWLFTLEQEAIRAGEVELIAPVTLSVGRESRIRIEGPNGAGKTTLLRALLSHARVPLERILYLPQDVAAEEAAAALETVRTLPPEQRGRVLSLVAALGVDPERLLASEQPSPGETRKLLIAQGLGQHAWALVLDEPTNHLDLPSIERLEAALRDYPGALILVTHDAHFARQCTTERWLVSGGTLTRTSD, encoded by the coding sequence ATGTCATCCCTTCGCGCGCACGGCGTGTCCTTCGCCTTCTCTGACGCTGTCTCCCTCCTCAACGACGTAGAGTTCCACCTGTCGCCTGGCTGGACGGGGCTCGTGGGTGCCAACGGCGCCGGCAAGTCCACCCTGCTGCGGCTGCTGGCCGGTGAGCTGAAGCCCGGGGAGGGCCACTTCCAGTACGAGCCTCGCGAGCCCGTCATCCGCCTCTGCCCCCAGAGCGTGGAGGTGCTCACGCCCGAGATCACCGCGTTCGCGGACGCGTGGGACTCCCTGTCACGGCGGGTGCTCGGCCAGCTCGGGCTGGACCCCGGAGCGCTGGAGCGCTGGCCCACGCTGTCTCCGGGTGAGCGCAAGCGCTGGCAGATCGGCGCGGCGCTCGCGAGCGAGCCGGACGTGCTGCTGCTGGACGAGCCCACCAACCACCTGGACGCCGAGGCGCGCGGGTGGCTCATCTCCGCCCTGCGGCGGTTCCGAGGCGTGGGGATCGTCGTCTCCCACGATCGGACGGTGCTGGAGGAGCTGACCACCTCCACGCTGCGTGTCCACGCGGGCGAGGCCCGGCTGTGGCCCGGGGCCTACTCGGCCGCCAGGGAGTGCTGGGAGGCCGAGCGCGAGGGGCAGATCGCCAACCGGCAGCAGGCCCAGGAGAAGCACCGCCGGCTGGCGCGGCAGCTCGATCAGGCCCGCCGCGAGCAACAGGCCGCCACGCTCCAGATCAGCACCGGCCGCCGGATGAAGAACAAGTACGACAGCGACGCGCGCGGGATGATGGCCACCACGCTCGCGGGCTGGGCGGAGGCGCGGCTCGGGCACCAGGTGGGAGTGCTGCGGCGCGAAACGGAGAAGGCCGCCGACGCCATCGGCGAGTTCCAGGTGGACAAGACGGTGGGGCGCTCGGTCTTCGTGGACTACGTGCGCTCGCCCAACCCGTGGCTGTTCACCCTGGAGCAGGAGGCGATCCGCGCCGGGGAGGTGGAGCTCATCGCGCCCGTGACGCTGTCGGTGGGCAGAGAGAGCCGCATCCGCATCGAGGGTCCGAATGGCGCCGGAAAGACGACGCTCCTGCGTGCCCTGCTCTCCCACGCGCGGGTGCCGCTGGAGCGGATCCTCTACCTGCCGCAGGACGTCGCCGCGGAGGAGGCCGCCGCCGCGCTGGAGACCGTCCGGACGCTCCCACCCGAGCAGCGAGGCCGCGTGCTGTCCCTGGTGGCCGCGCTAGGCGTCGATCCGGAGCGGCTGCTGGCCTCGGAGCAGCCCTCGCCGGGAGAGACGCGCAAGCTGCTGATCGCCCAGGGCCTGGGGCAGCATGCCTGGGCGCTGGTGCTGGACGAGCCCACCAACCACCTGGATCTGCCCTCCATCGAGCGCCTGGAGGCCGCGCTGCGGGACTACCCGGGCGCGCTGATCCTCGTGACGCACGACGCTCACTTCGCGCGCCAGTGCACCACCGAGCGGTGGCTCGTGTCCGGAGGAACGCTCACCCGCACCTCGGACTGA
- the dhaL gene encoding dihydroxyacetone kinase subunit DhaL, protein MPITRDAVARWIQAYAAVLAEQKDQLTQLDMDIGDGDHGENMNRGFQAVLAKLPGVADKDISTLFKTVAMTLISTVGGASGPLYGTLFLQMAARTAGKQELTPSELAEALKAGVDGVMSRGKAVAGDKTMVDALQPALEALQQALGQGVELAEALNRAATAADQGRQATIPWVAKKGRASYLGERSAGHADPGATSSHLLIQCAARTLG, encoded by the coding sequence ATGCCCATCACCCGAGATGCCGTCGCGCGGTGGATCCAGGCGTACGCGGCCGTCCTCGCCGAGCAGAAGGATCAGCTCACCCAGCTCGACATGGACATTGGGGACGGCGACCACGGGGAGAACATGAACCGGGGCTTCCAGGCCGTGCTGGCCAAGCTGCCGGGCGTGGCGGACAAGGACATCAGCACCCTGTTCAAGACGGTGGCCATGACGCTGATCTCCACCGTGGGCGGAGCGAGCGGACCGCTCTATGGCACGCTGTTCCTGCAGATGGCGGCGCGGACTGCCGGCAAGCAGGAGCTGACGCCCTCCGAGCTGGCCGAGGCCCTGAAGGCGGGCGTCGACGGCGTCATGTCCCGAGGCAAGGCGGTGGCCGGGGACAAGACGATGGTCGATGCGCTCCAGCCGGCGCTCGAGGCGCTCCAGCAGGCGCTCGGGCAGGGCGTGGAGCTGGCGGAGGCGCTGAACCGGGCGGCCACCGCGGCCGATCAGGGCCGCCAGGCCACCATCCCCTGGGTCGCGAAGAAGGGCCGCGCCAGCTATCTGGGAGAGCGCAGCGCGGGCCACGCGGATCCTGGAGCGACTTCGTCTCACCTGCTGATCCAGTGCGCCGCCAGGACGCTGGGGTGA
- a CDS encoding DUF2231 domain-containing protein, with translation MKKMLLHELHPAVVHAPLALLPTATAADMIAVLSGDRAWAKVGRRLWVAGTASALFSGLAGLAASQEVKLDQPRARDMVFLHGLGNAVITVGAVGVTLWRLRHPPSLGQSLIGVVANALAVYTATLGGKMVYELGVGINSMPPDAAVGTLKGPPLLSRAAPVALVRDAVQGVRWLFGRARELFTGRHPLAPGANGIDEGHDLPASVPSELVAQDSWVAATERPGI, from the coding sequence ATGAAGAAGATGCTGCTGCACGAGCTGCACCCGGCCGTGGTTCATGCCCCGCTGGCCTTGCTGCCCACGGCCACGGCGGCCGACATGATCGCGGTGCTGAGCGGAGATCGGGCCTGGGCCAAGGTAGGCCGGAGGCTCTGGGTGGCCGGCACGGCGAGCGCCCTGTTCTCGGGGCTGGCCGGACTGGCCGCCTCGCAGGAGGTGAAGCTCGACCAGCCACGCGCGCGGGACATGGTGTTCCTGCATGGCCTGGGCAACGCCGTCATCACCGTCGGCGCGGTCGGCGTGACGCTCTGGAGGCTGCGCCACCCTCCCTCGCTCGGCCAGAGTCTGATCGGAGTCGTGGCCAACGCGCTGGCGGTCTACACCGCCACGCTGGGCGGCAAGATGGTCTACGAGCTGGGCGTGGGCATCAACTCGATGCCGCCGGATGCAGCGGTGGGGACGCTGAAGGGTCCGCCACTGCTGTCCCGTGCCGCGCCAGTGGCTCTCGTACGCGATGCGGTCCAGGGCGTGCGCTGGCTTTTCGGCCGCGCGAGGGAGCTCTTCACCGGGCGGCACCCGCTGGCCCCGGGCGCCAACGGCATCGACGAGGGCCACGATCTACCAGCCTCGGTGCCGAGCGAGCTGGTGGCTCAGGACTCCTGGGTGGCTGCCACGGAGCGCCCAGGCATCTGA
- the ptsP gene encoding phosphoenolpyruvate--protein phosphotransferase yields the protein MVGLVIVSHSRLLAEGVAELAREMAGPEARIATAGGLEGPDSPLGTDATRVVQAIESVYSDAGVLVLMDLGSAVLNAELALDLLPPEYRERVRLCGAPLVEGAVAAAALARTGAPLQRVAEEARSALRAKQEQLVEPATVPSPPQPRPTGGPEHVLRVTVPNAHGLHVRPAARLVQTVLRFPADVRLRNVTTQSERVDARSINSVMTLGVRQGHELEFIATGPEAAPALEAVRLLAEAHFGDDHPDQAAPASAQASRSRDEEAAGPWLTGITASPGIAIGAAVVLRQADDPGTPEAVGTPQEEWARLQRALEGVRGELGAMRAAMALRSGSQTAGIFEGHLLLLGDDELLRMAHEGIHRGTRGALVAWRAAVETMALRYEAMKDELLSSRAVDVRDVGRQVESALRGPSRSAESHPSSGIVLARDFAPSDVARLGARGIQGLCAARGAATSHAAILARSLGIPAVFGVGDALLRVADGTPLIVDATAARVCIQPSEELLARYQERVKEEERTRRTAHRLRAQPALTRDGRRVEVAANIGTVAEARAALEAGAEGVGLFRTEFLFLQRAAAPDEDEQYQAYRDAAQALGGHTLLIRTLDIGGDKPLPYLDMGSEANPFLGLRGLRFCLAHRELFTRQLRAIARAAAEHPIRVMFPMVTTLEEWREARALWNEAARPFPAAARAEVGLMLEVPSAALLAPHLAEEASFFSLGTNDLTQYLFAAERGNATVAHLADALHPALLQMVARVSEAAHARGRWVGVCGELAGDALAVPLLVGLGVDELSMSAPAIAPVKQALRACHAGEARALAQRALACASAAEVRRLLSGER from the coding sequence ATGGTAGGACTCGTCATCGTCTCGCACAGCCGGCTCCTCGCCGAGGGCGTGGCGGAGCTGGCGCGGGAGATGGCCGGCCCCGAGGCTCGCATCGCCACCGCCGGAGGGCTGGAGGGGCCGGACTCGCCTCTGGGCACCGACGCCACGCGGGTGGTGCAGGCGATCGAGAGCGTGTACTCGGACGCGGGCGTCCTGGTCCTCATGGACCTGGGGAGCGCCGTGCTGAATGCGGAGCTGGCCCTGGACCTGCTCCCGCCCGAGTACCGTGAGCGCGTGCGGCTCTGTGGCGCCCCCCTCGTGGAGGGCGCGGTCGCCGCGGCGGCGCTGGCGCGCACGGGAGCACCCTTGCAACGGGTGGCGGAGGAAGCCCGCTCGGCCCTGAGGGCCAAGCAGGAACAGCTCGTGGAGCCCGCGACGGTCCCCTCCCCGCCCCAGCCGCGACCCACCGGCGGGCCCGAGCACGTCCTGCGCGTCACCGTGCCCAATGCTCACGGGCTGCATGTGCGGCCGGCGGCGCGCCTGGTGCAGACCGTCCTGCGGTTCCCGGCGGACGTCCGGCTGCGCAACGTCACCACCCAGAGCGAACGAGTGGATGCACGGAGCATCAACTCGGTGATGACGCTGGGCGTGCGGCAGGGCCACGAGCTCGAGTTCATCGCGACGGGTCCGGAGGCGGCACCGGCGCTGGAGGCCGTGCGCCTGCTGGCCGAGGCGCACTTCGGTGACGACCACCCCGATCAGGCCGCGCCAGCCTCCGCGCAGGCTTCCCGCTCACGTGACGAGGAGGCCGCCGGGCCATGGCTGACGGGCATCACGGCCTCCCCGGGCATTGCCATCGGCGCCGCGGTCGTGCTGCGGCAGGCGGATGACCCGGGGACCCCGGAGGCAGTGGGTACACCCCAGGAAGAGTGGGCACGGCTGCAGCGGGCGCTCGAAGGCGTGCGGGGAGAGCTGGGGGCCATGCGCGCCGCCATGGCCCTGCGGTCCGGCAGCCAGACCGCTGGGATCTTCGAGGGACATCTCCTGCTGCTCGGAGATGACGAGCTGCTCCGGATGGCTCACGAGGGCATCCATCGCGGAACCAGAGGAGCCCTGGTGGCGTGGCGGGCCGCGGTGGAGACGATGGCCCTGCGCTACGAGGCGATGAAGGACGAGCTCCTGAGCTCCCGGGCCGTGGATGTCCGCGACGTGGGCCGCCAGGTGGAATCGGCCCTGCGGGGCCCTTCCCGCTCCGCCGAGTCCCACCCGTCCTCGGGCATCGTGCTCGCCCGCGACTTCGCACCCTCGGACGTGGCCCGGCTGGGAGCACGCGGCATCCAGGGGCTGTGCGCGGCGCGCGGCGCGGCCACCAGCCACGCGGCCATCCTGGCGCGGTCGCTCGGCATTCCCGCCGTGTTCGGCGTGGGGGATGCGCTCTTGCGCGTGGCGGACGGCACTCCCCTGATCGTGGATGCCACCGCGGCGCGGGTCTGCATCCAGCCCTCGGAGGAGCTGCTGGCGCGGTATCAGGAGCGGGTGAAGGAGGAGGAACGCACCCGGCGGACAGCGCACCGGCTGCGCGCCCAGCCAGCCCTGACGCGGGATGGCCGCCGGGTGGAGGTGGCTGCCAACATCGGCACCGTGGCCGAGGCTCGGGCCGCCCTCGAGGCCGGCGCGGAGGGCGTGGGCCTCTTCCGCACGGAGTTCCTCTTCCTGCAGCGTGCGGCGGCCCCGGATGAGGACGAGCAGTACCAGGCCTATCGCGACGCCGCCCAGGCGCTGGGTGGCCACACGCTCCTCATCCGCACGCTGGACATCGGGGGCGACAAGCCCCTGCCCTATCTCGACATGGGGAGCGAAGCGAATCCCTTCCTCGGCCTGCGGGGGCTGCGCTTCTGTCTGGCGCACCGCGAGCTCTTCACCCGCCAGCTACGAGCCATTGCGCGTGCCGCCGCCGAGCACCCCATTCGCGTCATGTTCCCCATGGTGACGACGCTGGAGGAATGGCGGGAGGCTCGGGCCCTCTGGAATGAAGCGGCACGCCCCTTTCCCGCGGCGGCACGCGCGGAGGTCGGGCTCATGCTCGAGGTCCCCTCCGCGGCGCTCCTGGCACCGCACCTGGCGGAGGAGGCCAGCTTCTTCTCCCTCGGGACCAACGATCTGACGCAGTACCTCTTCGCCGCGGAGCGCGGCAACGCCACCGTGGCGCACCTGGCCGACGCGCTGCACCCGGCGCTGCTGCAGATGGTGGCGCGGGTGAGCGAGGCGGCACACGCTCGGGGCCGGTGGGTGGGCGTCTGCGGCGAGCTGGCCGGAGATGCGCTGGCCGTGCCGCTGCTCGTTGGACTCGGGGTGGACGAGCTGAGCATGAGCGCGCCAGCGATTGCCCCCGTGAAGCAGGCCCTGCGCGCCTGCCACGCGGGTGAGGCTCGGGCGCTGGCGCAACGAGCGCTCGCCTGCGCCAGCGCCGCGGAGGTGCGACGGTTGCTGTCGGGAGAGCGCTGA
- the dhaK gene encoding dihydroxyacetone kinase subunit DhaK, whose translation MKKLINRPQDVVTDALRGMAAAHGDLVRVNFEPNYLVRADAPVRGKVGIVSGGGSGHEPMHGGFVGMGMLDAACPGAVFTSPTPDQMLAASQAVNGGMGVLHIVKNYTGDCLNFEMAAELARAEGIQVEQVITNDDVAVQDSLYTAGRRGVGVTVLVEKLAGAAAEQRRSLQEVADLARKVNAQGRSMGMALTSCTVPHAGKPTFQLGEDEVELGIGIHGEPGRKRIKLAPASEVAAMLVEPILADLPFKSGDSVLAFVNGMGGTPLIELYILYAEVTRILEAKGIKIARNLVGSYITSLEMAGCSITLLRLDEELTRLWDAPVKTPALRWGV comes from the coding sequence ATGAAGAAGCTGATCAACCGTCCGCAGGACGTGGTGACCGATGCGCTGCGCGGCATGGCCGCCGCCCATGGCGATCTGGTCCGGGTGAACTTCGAACCGAACTACCTGGTCCGTGCTGACGCGCCGGTGCGCGGCAAGGTGGGCATCGTCTCGGGCGGAGGCTCCGGGCATGAACCCATGCACGGAGGGTTCGTGGGCATGGGCATGCTGGATGCGGCCTGCCCCGGAGCGGTGTTCACCTCCCCCACTCCCGACCAGATGCTCGCTGCCTCCCAGGCCGTCAACGGCGGCATGGGCGTGCTGCACATCGTGAAGAACTACACGGGTGACTGCCTGAACTTCGAGATGGCCGCGGAGCTGGCTCGCGCGGAAGGCATCCAGGTGGAGCAGGTCATCACCAACGACGATGTCGCCGTGCAGGACAGCCTCTACACCGCGGGGCGGCGCGGCGTGGGGGTGACGGTCCTGGTGGAGAAGCTGGCCGGCGCGGCCGCGGAGCAGCGGCGCTCCCTCCAGGAGGTGGCCGACCTCGCGCGCAAGGTGAATGCCCAGGGCCGCAGCATGGGCATGGCGCTCACCTCCTGCACCGTGCCGCACGCGGGCAAGCCCACCTTCCAGCTGGGCGAGGACGAGGTGGAGCTGGGCATCGGCATCCACGGCGAGCCCGGCCGCAAGCGCATCAAGCTGGCCCCGGCCTCCGAGGTGGCCGCGATGCTGGTGGAGCCCATCCTGGCCGATCTGCCCTTCAAGTCCGGCGACTCGGTGCTGGCCTTCGTCAATGGCATGGGCGGCACGCCGCTGATCGAGCTCTACATCCTGTACGCCGAGGTGACGCGGATCCTGGAGGCCAAGGGGATCAAGATCGCTCGCAACCTGGTGGGCTCGTACATCACGTCCCTGGAGATGGCGGGGTGCTCGATCACCCTGCTACGGCTCGATGAGGAGCTCACGCGCCTGTGGGACGCGCCGGTGAAGACGCCGGCCCTGCGCTGGGGAGTCTGA
- a CDS encoding SulP family inorganic anion transporter, whose protein sequence is MKSGETKASSGGTLREVLTSDVPASLVVFLVAVPLCMGIALASGAPIMSGLIAGVVGGLVVGLFGGAPLLVSGPAAGLAVMVFGFITELGFAVTCAAVAAAGVIQMALGGLKVARSALAISPAVIHGMLAGIGILIALSQLHIVLGGAPQSNAWKNLGELPRQIADLHGPATILGLITIGLLVLWQVMPKSPLKKVPGPLVAVMGATVVSVVWGADVKKVELAGDFFSSLQLPSLPQGNWGPFVVAVLSLALVASAESLLSAVATDKMHTGPRANLDRELFAQGMANTVSGLAGGLPITGVIVRSAANISAGAKTRASAVMHGVWMLVCITTLASLLGLVPLTVLAGLLVFVGVKLVNAAHIKELRRRGELSVYLVTVAGVVGINLLAGIALGLALAVARLLWRLGRVRVHVRQAGDIHHVRVDGALTFVGVPKLSAELARVPMGAEVKLDLAVETLDHSGYEALESWSETHRKTGGKVWMEPLEDIWLHKGGGSRSPAPSITPASPPSPSLTTEGAR, encoded by the coding sequence ATGAAGTCTGGTGAGACGAAGGCGAGCTCGGGCGGCACGCTTCGTGAGGTGCTGACGAGCGATGTGCCCGCCTCCCTGGTGGTCTTCCTGGTGGCGGTCCCCCTGTGCATGGGCATCGCGCTGGCTTCGGGCGCTCCCATCATGTCAGGCCTCATCGCCGGTGTGGTGGGCGGCCTGGTGGTGGGACTGTTCGGAGGTGCGCCGCTGCTGGTGAGTGGCCCGGCGGCGGGCCTGGCGGTGATGGTGTTCGGCTTCATCACGGAGCTGGGCTTCGCCGTCACCTGCGCCGCGGTGGCCGCCGCGGGCGTGATTCAGATGGCGCTCGGTGGCTTGAAGGTGGCGCGCAGCGCGCTGGCCATCTCGCCGGCCGTCATCCACGGCATGCTGGCGGGCATCGGCATCCTCATCGCGCTGAGCCAGCTGCACATCGTGCTGGGCGGCGCGCCGCAGTCCAACGCCTGGAAGAACCTGGGCGAGCTGCCGCGGCAGATCGCCGACCTGCATGGCCCCGCCACGATCCTGGGCCTGATCACCATCGGCCTGCTGGTTCTGTGGCAGGTGATGCCGAAGAGCCCCCTCAAGAAGGTGCCCGGGCCGCTGGTGGCGGTGATGGGCGCGACGGTGGTCTCGGTGGTGTGGGGCGCGGACGTGAAGAAGGTGGAGCTGGCGGGCGACTTCTTCAGCAGCCTGCAGCTGCCCTCGCTGCCCCAGGGCAACTGGGGCCCCTTCGTGGTGGCGGTGCTCTCGCTGGCCCTGGTGGCCAGCGCCGAGTCGCTGCTGAGCGCGGTGGCCACCGACAAGATGCACACCGGCCCGCGCGCCAACCTGGACCGCGAGCTGTTCGCGCAGGGCATGGCGAACACCGTCTCCGGCCTGGCGGGCGGCCTGCCCATCACCGGCGTCATCGTCCGCAGCGCCGCGAACATCTCCGCGGGAGCCAAGACGCGCGCCTCCGCCGTGATGCACGGCGTGTGGATGCTGGTGTGCATCACCACGCTGGCCTCGCTGCTGGGGCTGGTTCCCCTGACGGTGCTGGCGGGCCTGCTCGTGTTCGTGGGCGTGAAGCTGGTGAACGCGGCGCACATCAAGGAGCTGCGCCGCCGCGGCGAGCTGTCCGTGTACCTGGTGACGGTGGCCGGCGTGGTGGGCATCAACCTGCTGGCGGGCATCGCGCTGGGCCTGGCGCTGGCGGTGGCGCGGCTGCTGTGGCGGCTGGGCCGGGTGCGCGTGCACGTGCGGCAGGCCGGTGACATCCACCACGTGCGCGTGGACGGCGCCCTCACCTTCGTGGGCGTGCCCAAGCTGTCGGCGGAGCTGGCCCGGGTGCCCATGGGCGCCGAGGTCAAGCTGGATCTCGCGGTGGAGACGCTGGACCACTCTGGCTACGAGGCGCTGGAGAGCTGGTCCGAGACGCACCGCAAGACGGGCGGAAAGGTGTGGATGGAGCCGCTCGAGGACATCTGGCTGCACAAGGGAGGCGGCTCTCGGTCTCCCGCTCCATCCATCACCCCTGCTTCTCCTCCTTCCCCTTCTCTCACCACCGAGGGTGCACGATGA